The following proteins come from a genomic window of Verrucomicrobiota bacterium:
- a CDS encoding DUF6876 family protein has translation MNTESKLKPSELLEGLSHFHGSDVIYKVSPLFPGFCMTEGIRYLRKEAECHWLIDDIAALQLHPKIKTHPKLQQTQFWSLIAASDESAVLKCEWDIGKVVYRQKITWTDFPLDSIRIWVANGFFSSGAPYRLAYLPSEH, from the coding sequence TTGAATACAGAAAGCAAATTAAAGCCTTCTGAGCTGTTGGAGGGATTAAGCCACTTTCATGGCTCTGATGTCATATACAAAGTGTCACCGCTTTTTCCAGGTTTTTGTATGACAGAGGGGATTCGATATCTTAGAAAAGAGGCTGAATGTCATTGGTTGATCGATGACATCGCAGCATTACAATTGCATCCTAAGATAAAGACTCATCCTAAGTTACAGCAAACACAGTTTTGGTCTCTTATTGCTGCCTCTGATGAGTCAGCAGTACTTAAGTGTGAATGGGATATAGGAAAAGTTGTTTATCGCCAGAAGATTACTTGGACAGACTTCCCTCTTGACTCCATTCGTATCTGGGTCGCTAACGGTTTCTTTAGTAGTGGAGCGCCTTACAGATTGGCTTATCTACCATCGGAGCACTAG